In Amyelois transitella isolate CPQ chromosome 3, ilAmyTran1.1, whole genome shotgun sequence, a single genomic region encodes these proteins:
- the LOC106133502 gene encoding uncharacterized protein LOC106133502 isoform X2, giving the protein MKLRWSDFAAQEQTSKPKLEVLSQFLVKEYQQFTKFSLSPELVLAQPTFFQKDSKRENIHVASDSKTSNLKKIECVYCKKAHNIKSCSDFKSLLVEDRWRWLREARVCYRCLKSNRHLWKTCNTPCCGIDGCKFRHNPLLHGMTYIQPQRNVQSTSQSDSNSSVTVWNIMQRINNNSKLPQCSRALLKIVPVTVTGPAGSRDVYALLDDGSTATIIEADIATAIGATGPTQNITVNGIGGLSTNKTISFVDFKIKGRYTHDTFLIKNARAMSGLSLSPQTLHRDNIASYEHLVDLLDILPYEGAIATPSILIGAEHWYLSITREIRKGKHNEPVACLTALGWTLYGVALSETKLVEFVNNLSWSTKSSKNEELDFIIKNQYKLDSIGISKQDTIHSKQDIRAIHILEKTAKRLPSGRFEVGLPWRDDILNVPDSYPQALSRFLSLEKRMQRSTTFSMAYETFINNMLTKEYAEECDPDSYHKQYKSQDVRVDPSIKFYLPHFGIYHPQKHKLRVVLDAAAKSEGINLNSLLIPGPDLLKSLLNILFRFREGRIALIADIKEMFSQIRVRKKDRDALRFLWKPSSSDSSSQLTIKEYRMSTVIFGASCSPFIAQFVKNKNAKSFAEKYPKAVDAILYDHYMDDYVGSLDSITEAAQLAHDIVNIHSAACMEMRGWTSNDRAALNMVNTNLQAAQMLDVNSSVSCDVKVLGVEWNPSVDQLGFRDPGFCFPITLTKREVLSMLMKVYDPLGLLGPIVVKGRILFQQTWRSGIDWDTYLPTSEVNKWTAWYRELTNAVTIKIPRWYASAEGSEPLQRDLHIFVDASEQAYACVAYWRFKYKNETIKVALICSKARVSPLKPTSIPRLELQAALIGSRLALAIQEGHRKKPDNIYYWTDSMIVLGWLRSDARSFKPFVAHRVAEICENSNIENWQWVPSEFNVADDITRSEHINFDSSHRWFTGPSFLLDSPENWPSKPTKFPPNSSELKSQPAESIAVVALISLPQPVTADINRFSNWLRLLRATARAHQAAEYFRNFLACRQNSKITKVLRFSSATTTALPPLTADHIKAAERHILQRAQMDCFAEELYAISNSLPLTRRSRLKKMSPVLKGRLLHMSGRIKAAEGIDPETRSPVLLDGHHPAVRLLIQSYHEKAVHANNALVINEIRQRFWIVGLRNTIRSIVNKCILCRIRKAQPMNPIMGDLPPQRLAHHQRPFTYTGIDYFGPITVTIGRRHEKRYVALLTCLTCRALHLELLAEAEAIVNSRPLAHVSTDPDDPTTLTPFHFLIGTSSVECLPTATFNENTFAGRSEWKKALQLADHFWNRWVREVLPTLQLRERNKDEHIDIDDVVIIADGNLPRKT; this is encoded by the exons ATGAAACTTAGGTGGTCAGATTTCGCTGCCCAAGAACAAACAAGTAAACCGAAACTAGAGGTTTTATCTCAATTTTTAGTTAAAGAATATCAACAGTTTACCAAGTTCAGTTTGTCTCCCGAGTTAGTTCTAGCTCAACCGAcatttttccaaaaagattCTAAACGAGAAAATATTCATGTTGCATCCGATAGTAAGACgtcaaatctaaaaaaaatagaatgtgtttattgtaaaaaagcaCATAACATAAAGTCCTGTTCTGATTTCAAGTCACTACTAGTTGAGGACAGATGGCGTTGGCTTCGAGAGGCAAGAGTATGTTACAGGTGTTTGAAATCGAATCGTCATTTATGGAAAACTTGTAACACCCCTTGTTGTGGTATCGACGGTTGTAAATTTCGGCACAATCCGTTATTACACGGAATGACGTACATTCAGCCCCAAAGAAATGTGCAATCCACAAGTCAATCTGATTCCAATTCTTCAGTTACTGTTTGGAATATAATGCAacgaattaataataattctaaaCTACCTCAATGCTCAAGAGCCCTCCTAAAAATTGTTCCAGTGACTGTAACGGGCCCTGCCGGCAGCCGTGACGTCTATGCTCTTCTTGATGACGGAAGTACTGCGACGATAATTGAAGCTGACATAGCCACGGCTATAGGTGCCACAGGACCCACACAAAACATCACCGTGAATGGTATAGGTGGACTCAGCACAAACAAAACCATTTCAtttgttgattttaaaattaaaggcAGGTACACACATGACacatttctaataaaaaatgcaaGAGCTATGTCAGGTTTATCTCTGAGTCCACAGACACTTCATAGAGACAATATTGCATCTTATGAACATTTAGTTGACTTACTCGACATTTTGCCATATGAAGGTGCTATTGCAACGCCCTCCATTCTTATAGGTGCTGAACACTGGTATTTGTCAATTACGCGGGAGATTCGTAAGGGCAAACATAATGAACCAGTAGCTTGTTTGACAGCTTTGGGATGGACGTTGTACGGCGTAGCGTTGAGTGAAACAAAACTAGTCGAATTTGTTAACAATTTATCTTGGTCAACAAAGTCTAGCAAAAACGAAGAATTAGATTTCATTATCAAAAATCAATACAAATTAGATTCTATCGGTATTTCAAAACAAGACACTATACATAGTAAGCAAGATATACGTGCAATACATATTTTGGAAAAGACTGCGAAACGCTTGCCTTCCGGACGGTTTGAGGTAGGTTTACCTTGGCGTGATGACATTCTTAATGTACCTGATAGTTACCCACAAGCGTTGTCACGTTTCCTATCTTTAGAGAAGCGAATGCAGCGTAGCACAACCTTTTCAATGGCGTATGAAACATTCATCAACAATATGTTAACAAAAGAGTATGCTGAAGAGTGTGATCCTGATTCTTATCATAAACAATATAAGAGTCAAGACGTACGAGTAGATCCATCCATCAAGTTTTACTTACCACACTTCGGTATTTACCACccacaaaaacataaattacgCGTTGTGCTCGATGCAGCCGCTAAGAGTGAAGGAATCAACTTAAACAGTTTACTTATTCCTGGGCCTGACttgttaaaatctttattaaatattttatttcgtttccGTGAAGGACGAATAGCATTAATTGCTGACATAAAAGAGATGTTTTCTCAAATTCGCGTAAGAAAAAAAGACAGAGATGCGCTGCGTTTTTTGTGGAAACCATCTTCATCTGATTCTAGTTCACAATTAACAATCAAAGAATATCGAATGTCAACCGTAATATTTGGTGCTTCTTGTTCACCTTTTATTGCACAATTTGTTAAGAACAAGAATGCTAAATCTTTCGCGGAGAAGTATCCTAAAGCTGTAGATGCCATTTTATACGATCATTACATGGACGATTATGTCGGTTCATTAGATTCTATAACTGAAGCAGCACAACTTGCTCATGATATCGTAAATATTCACAGCGCGGCTTGCATGGAGATGCGAGGATGGACATCCAATGATCGCGCAGCCTTAAATATggtaaatacaaatttacaagcTGCTCAGATGTTGGATGTTAATTCGAGTGTTTCTTGTGATGTCAAAGTATTAGGCGTAGAGTGGAATCCTAGCGTAGACCAATTAGGTTTTAGAGATCCAGGTTTCTGCTTCCCAATCACTTTGACAAAACGCGAAGTTCTTTCTATGCTGATGAAAGTATATGACCCCTTAGGGTTGCTTGGTCCTATTGTAGTAAAAGGACGCATATTATTTCAACAAACTTGGAGATCTGGTATTGATTGGGATACTTATCTTCCTACCTCCGAGGTCAATAAATGGACCGCCTGGTATCGGGAGCTTACCAACGCAGTAACTATTAAGATACCACGTTGGTACGCCTCCGCTGAAGGTTCTGAGCCACTTCAGAGAGATCTTCATATCTTTGTTGATGCCAGTGAGCAAGCTTACGCTTGTGTAGCATATTGgagatttaaatacaaaaacgaAACCATTAAAGTAGCTTTGATATGTAGTAAGGCCCGCGTTTCACCATTAAAGCCGACATCTATTCCAAGACTTGAGTTGCAAGCTGCTTTAATAGGTTCCCGTCTCGCTTTAGCTATCCAGGAAGGTCATCGCAAAAAACCTGACAACATTTATTACTGGACAGATTCGATGATCGTTCTTGGATGGCTGCGAAGTGACGCACGCTCATTCAAACCGTTCGTAGCCCACCGCGTCGCGGAAATTTGTGAGAACTCTAACATAGAGAACTGGCAGTGGGTACCGAGCGAGTTCAACGTAGCGGATGATATAACACGTTCGgaacatattaattttgattctaGTCATAGATGGTTTACTGGACCATCATTTTTACTTGACTCACCAGAGAATTGGCCTTCAAAGCCAACCAAATTTCCTCCAAATTCTAGTGAACTTAAATCACAACCTGCTGAATCAATTGCAGTTGTCGCTTTAATATCATTACCACAACCAGTTACAGCAGATATCAATCGTTTTAGCAACTGGTTACGTTTATTACGTGCTACAGCACGAGCTCACCAAGCTGcagaatattttagaaattttttgGCTTGCCGGCAAAATTccaaaattacaaaagttcTGCGATTTTCTTCAGCCACAACTACCGCTTTGCCACCTTTAACTGCAGATCATATAAAAGCCGCAGAAAGGCACATTTTGCAACGCGCTCAAATGGATTGTTTTGCTGAAGAACTATATGCTATTTCCAATTCGCTGCCGCTGACACGTCGCAGTCGCTTGAAGAAAATGTCGCCTGTGTTGAAAGGACGATTACTTCATATGTCCGGTAGAATCAAAGCCGCTGAAGGCATTGACCCTGAAACTCGTTCTCCAGTTTTACTCGATGGTCATCACCCTGCAGTACGCTTATTGATCCAGTCTTATCATGAAAAAGCCGTTCACGCAAATAATGCTCTGGTTATTAACGAAATTCGTCAGAGATTTTGGATTGTTGGACTTCGGAACACGATCAGATCTATTGTGAACAAATGTATTCTCTGCAGGATCAGAAAAGCTCAACCAATGAACCCAATAATGGGAGACCTTCCACCACAAAGGCTCGCACATCATCAGCGACCTTTTACTTACACTGGTATTGACTACTTTGGACCCATCACTGTTACCATAGGACGTCGTCACGAAAAGCGCTATGTAGCACTTCTTACTTGTCTTACATGCAGAGCGCTTCACCTTGAA ttattagcTGAAGCCGAAGCTATTGTGAATTCTCGACCGTTAGCCCATGTATCTACCGACCCTGATGATCCGACAACTCTAACTCCTTTTCATTTCCTAATAGGAACATCATCCGTAGAGTGCCTTCCGACTGCaacttttaatgaaaatacatttgcgGGTCGCTCAGAGTGGAAAAAGGCCTTACAATTAGCGGACCATTTTTGGAACAGATGGGTGCGTGAAGTACTTCCTACATTGCAGCTACGAGAAAGAAACAAGGATGAACATATTGATATCGATGACGTTGTAATAATAGCAGATGGTAATCTACCACGGAAGACATAG